A single window of Kineococcus rhizosphaerae DNA harbors:
- a CDS encoding AAA family ATPase — protein MSRTLLPWWTAVVLIVLSGLPGTGKTTLARALVAAVGAAHVRIDTIEQALVDSGAATHPVGPQGYYVARAVAADLLRQGHTVVADGVNPLPVTRELWWRVASGAGVGVRDVEVVCSDPALHRARVEHRVADIPGHPEPTWDDLQRNDFVPWTGPRTVVDTAVLEIADAVRLVLG, from the coding sequence ATGTCGCGGACGCTGCTGCCCTGGTGGACTGCCGTGGTGCTCATCGTCCTGTCCGGGCTGCCCGGAACCGGCAAGACCACCCTGGCGCGCGCCCTGGTCGCGGCCGTCGGCGCCGCCCACGTGCGGATCGACACGATCGAGCAGGCGCTCGTGGACTCCGGCGCCGCGACCCACCCGGTCGGGCCGCAGGGGTACTACGTGGCGCGCGCCGTGGCCGCCGACCTCCTGCGGCAGGGCCACACCGTCGTCGCCGACGGGGTGAACCCCCTGCCCGTGACGCGCGAGCTGTGGTGGCGGGTGGCGAGCGGGGCCGGGGTGGGCGTGCGCGACGTGGAGGTCGTCTGCTCCGACCCCGCGCTGCACCGCGCGCGCGTCGAGCACCGCGTCGCCGACATCCCCGGCCACCCCGAACCGACGTGGGACGACTTGCAGCGCAACGACTTCGTGCCGTGGACCGGTCCCCGGACGGTCGTCGACACGGCGGTGCTGGAGATCGCCGACGCGGTCCGCCTCGTGCTCGGTTGA
- a CDS encoding helix-turn-helix domain-containing protein has protein sequence MLSDLLGATARSDVTLSYLAEPWGLRFATRSALTVHVVVRGAVRAGDGLLAAGDVLLVRGEHTITDPSGSTPGAVVEGTGRVRAAGEGPGAAGDRWRLRQPRSYGDGLSARTLVVHATYPAPDVVGRRALAGFPASVRGAVPAPLRDLLVAEAVREGPVQRAVLDRLVDLVVVTVVRDRGGPGLSGALGDPVVGPALDLLHADPAHRWTVAELAARVGVSRAALARRFAALTGSGPIGYLSEHRLDLAADLVRGGDRTLNSVARAVGYSDGFALSAAYRRRFGRPPSADRGRDSERGSETAW, from the coding sequence GTGCTGAGCGATCTCCTCGGGGCGACGGCGCGCTCGGACGTGACGTTGTCGTACCTGGCCGAACCGTGGGGCCTGCGGTTCGCGACGCGGTCGGCGCTGACGGTCCACGTCGTCGTGCGGGGCGCGGTGCGGGCCGGGGACGGGCTGCTCGCCGCGGGGGACGTCCTGCTGGTCCGCGGCGAGCACACGATCACCGACCCGTCCGGGAGCACCCCCGGGGCGGTCGTCGAGGGTACGGGGCGCGTCCGCGCGGCCGGTGAGGGACCCGGGGCCGCCGGGGACCGGTGGCGGCTGCGGCAACCGCGCAGCTACGGCGACGGGTTGTCCGCCCGCACCCTCGTCGTGCACGCGACGTACCCGGCGCCCGACGTCGTCGGGCGCCGGGCGCTGGCGGGATTCCCCGCCTCGGTCCGGGGCGCGGTCCCGGCACCGTTGCGGGACCTGCTCGTCGCCGAGGCCGTGCGCGAGGGGCCGGTGCAGCGGGCGGTGCTGGACCGTCTCGTGGACCTGGTCGTCGTGACGGTCGTGCGCGACCGGGGTGGCCCGGGGTTGTCCGGTGCGCTGGGAGACCCGGTCGTGGGCCCGGCCCTGGACCTGCTGCACGCCGATCCGGCCCACCGGTGGACGGTCGCGGAACTCGCGGCGCGGGTGGGGGTCTCGCGGGCGGCCCTCGCCCGCCGGTTCGCCGCCCTCACCGGGTCCGGGCCCATCGGCTACCTCAGCGAGCACCGGCTCGACCTGGCCGCGGACCTGGTGCGCGGTGGCGACCGCACGCTGAACTCCGTCGCCCGCGCCGTCGGGTACTCCGACGGTTTCGCGCTGAG